In Luteolibacter arcticus, one genomic interval encodes:
- a CDS encoding glycosyl hydrolase family 28-related protein has product MKAFGAVGDGSTDDTAAVQKAIDSGKAVIYFPQASYRLNGTVVVRGNVRRVIGFSSSFTGAEGKTLFRFEGTRHPVAFERFNFFGGGKLEHANERPVTLRHSTGPAKQGIVTTGKNRHWFFEDVCTSHFTLPPGTRLHARQFNCEPEPPGAGFANDGALVWVLGLPIPGGCRRSRLLVRREWGGASADVDPPDPRAFGGGSTARTAGRTARGGNLHR; this is encoded by the coding sequence GTGAAGGCCTTCGGCGCTGTGGGCGACGGCAGCACGGACGACACCGCCGCTGTCCAGAAGGCGATCGATTCGGGCAAGGCCGTCATCTATTTTCCGCAGGCGTCCTACCGCCTCAACGGCACGGTCGTGGTCCGCGGGAACGTCCGGCGCGTGATCGGTTTCAGTTCCTCGTTCACCGGGGCGGAAGGGAAGACCTTGTTCCGCTTCGAAGGGACGCGGCACCCGGTCGCCTTCGAACGCTTCAATTTCTTCGGCGGCGGGAAACTCGAGCATGCCAACGAACGCCCGGTCACCCTGCGCCACAGCACGGGACCCGCGAAGCAAGGCATCGTCACCACAGGCAAGAACCGCCACTGGTTCTTCGAAGACGTCTGCACCAGCCATTTCACGCTGCCGCCCGGGACCAGGCTGCACGCGCGGCAGTTCAACTGCGAGCCCGAGCCGCCCGGGGCCGGCTTCGCCAACGACGGCGCACTCGTCTGGGTGCTCGGCCTTCCAATCCCTGGCGGGTGCCGTCGTTCTCGGCTGCTCGTTCGTCGCGAGTGGGGCGGAGCTTCCGCTGACGTCGATCCGCCAGATCCGCGAGCTTTCGGCGGAGGAAGCACTGCCCGGACTGCCGGTCGAACTGCGCGCGGTGGTAACCTTCACCGATGA
- a CDS encoding response regulator transcription factor encodes MKGFSNKQVADELGISEATVKAHMSSVMEKLEVPDRTRAVTVAIERGVIRLD; translated from the coding sequence ATGAAGGGCTTTTCCAACAAGCAGGTCGCCGACGAGCTCGGGATCTCCGAGGCGACGGTGAAGGCGCACATGAGCAGCGTGATGGAAAAGCTCGAGGTGCCCGACCGGACCCGCGCGGTGACCGTGGCGATCGAGCGCGGCGTGATCCGGCTGGACTGA
- a CDS encoding hydrolase: MSDNKTGLKALLRPEDSILVLIDHQAFQFSNLNSHDPTMIVNNVIALAKSAKIFNVPTILTTVLEERGGYLIKGLQAVFPEQKPIDRTFINTWQDPNVTDIVKKSGRKQLILAALWTEVCLAMPTIHALGEGYDVFIVTDASGGMSAEAHDMAVRRMVQAGAVPVTWMTVLSEWQRDWAREDTAGQLTAVLEDHAGATGIAFAWETQLLASAQKAQK; encoded by the coding sequence ATGAGTGACAACAAGACCGGCCTTAAGGCCTTGCTCCGCCCGGAAGACAGCATTCTCGTGCTGATCGATCACCAAGCCTTTCAGTTCTCGAATCTGAACAGCCACGACCCAACCATGATCGTGAACAACGTGATCGCCCTCGCGAAAAGCGCCAAGATCTTCAATGTCCCCACCATTCTCACCACGGTGCTGGAGGAGCGGGGCGGCTATCTGATCAAGGGACTACAAGCGGTGTTCCCCGAGCAGAAGCCGATCGACCGCACGTTCATCAACACCTGGCAAGATCCGAACGTCACCGACATCGTGAAGAAGAGCGGACGCAAGCAGCTCATCCTCGCGGCGCTATGGACGGAGGTTTGCCTGGCCATGCCGACAATCCATGCACTGGGCGAAGGATATGACGTCTTCATCGTCACCGACGCCTCCGGCGGCATGAGCGCGGAGGCACACGACATGGCCGTTCGACGCATGGTGCAAGCCGGAGCCGTGCCTGTGACCTGGATGACGGTGCTCAGCGAGTGGCAGCGCGATTGGGCCCGTGAGGACACCGCGGGTCAACTCACCGCCGTCCTCGAGGACCATGCAGGAGCCACCGGCATCGCCTTTGCATGGGAAACGCAGCTGTTGGCGAGCGCCCAGAAGGCCCAAAAGTAA
- a CDS encoding LysR family transcriptional regulator: MELRHLRYFVAVASHGSFNRAAVILNITQPPLSRQVRDLEEHLGVPLLVRGNNSVKLTEAGELFYEEAREVLARADDAVRRVRGETGKEILRVGYAPSMTTGIMSAALARFQAAVPGVRIELADLSSREINELAAEGRLDLVVTPGVSVAKGIPGFQFTELRRLALVLVLSERHPLAKLKRIPVARMHQLPLVGLAKDNFPEYVPTVRGMFKPFGVSLRFISLVNDGICTLFEELEANNAAAIFAEGISGMMPRTVVMRPFAPKLPGAPVLIGLPALRPKPHAETFARLLIEEARTR; this comes from the coding sequence ATGGAACTCCGCCATCTTCGCTATTTCGTGGCAGTCGCCTCCCACGGCTCGTTCAATCGCGCGGCAGTGATCCTGAACATCACCCAACCACCGCTCAGCAGGCAGGTGAGAGACCTGGAAGAACATCTGGGCGTGCCCCTACTCGTTCGCGGTAACAATTCGGTGAAGCTTACGGAAGCGGGCGAGCTGTTTTATGAAGAAGCTCGCGAGGTGCTTGCACGCGCAGACGATGCGGTCCGCCGCGTGCGTGGCGAGACGGGTAAGGAAATTCTCCGGGTGGGCTACGCTCCTTCGATGACCACGGGCATCATGTCCGCCGCGTTGGCCAGGTTTCAAGCGGCCGTACCGGGCGTGCGGATCGAACTGGCGGACCTGTCATCGAGGGAAATCAACGAGCTGGCGGCCGAGGGGCGACTCGACCTCGTCGTGACTCCCGGGGTTTCGGTGGCGAAAGGAATCCCGGGCTTCCAATTCACCGAACTGCGCCGTCTGGCACTAGTGCTGGTGCTTTCGGAGCGGCATCCGCTGGCCAAGCTGAAGCGGATTCCAGTCGCCCGGATGCATCAACTGCCGCTGGTCGGACTGGCGAAGGATAATTTTCCCGAGTATGTGCCGACGGTGCGGGGCATGTTCAAACCCTTCGGGGTTTCGCTGCGCTTCATTTCATTGGTGAACGACGGCATCTGCACCCTTTTTGAAGAATTGGAAGCGAACAATGCGGCGGCCATCTTCGCCGAGGGGATTTCCGGCATGATGCCACGGACAGTGGTGATGAGGCCGTTCGCGCCGAAGTTACCCGGCGCTCCGGTCCTGATCGGTCTTCCGGCATTGCGCCCAAAGCCACATGCCGAGACGTTCGCCCGCTTGCTGATTGAAGAAGCGCGAACTCGATAG
- a CDS encoding DUF1592 domain-containing protein: MLFTRSSAFLSGLFALASHVSAESMDAFAETARPFLEQHCLSCHGPDKQKGKLRLDTLGRDFTDPLVAEKWTEVVNAMNARDMPPEDEPQPTDEAAGKFADLLAAELGRAEIAKRSTRVVLRRMNRAEYDNTIRDLVGVDFHPADKFPEDPPAGGFDNIGQALTMSPMQVELYYAAARQILDRALVEGEQPAAIKWRFEPEDDTEGGDRTRVKRDGQNIILNRGENPVENGFTVVHHEAWNKGINFRDFTVPTAGEYILRFRAAGRIPGRAEVVKSARPFLDRQRQEEDARNPGRSADYQRSMNEQMRHFETARTYDYGPPRVKITQALGGTPRTIAEMDVPAPESAPAVYEVRVHFSTENASIVLEQAYEVTRSLENWQFIGKDEFARPTLLVDWLELEGPIHASWPPPSHRRVLADAALEKKDELASARAVLTRFMTRAYRRPLRPGEVEAKLALFEKLRPEKPSFVEAIKVPLAAVLASPHFLYLVEPEAPADAPRALDAFELASRLSYFLWSSMPDDELFRLAADGRLLESPVLRAQATRMIADPKSEAFVKNFAGQWLGLRKVGTNPPAKNLYPEYDRHLELSIVRETEAFFAEVLRHDLDARNLIKSNFVTINERLARFYGIPGVKGDAMRRVPVPAGVNRGGLVTQASIQSITSNGTRTSPVVRGTWVLKTLLGSDPGLPVANVGEIASKVPGIDKATVRQRLAIHREAASCARCHDKIDPLGLALENFDAAGQWRDREGHGYEGRIEPNDPLIDASAKMPDGAEFVGVAGLQEQLLKKDDLFLNSLASQLYTYALGRELGFSDRPTVKSSVTAMKRDGHRLRALLLDIVQSDLFTTK, encoded by the coding sequence ATGTTGTTCACCCGCAGTTCCGCTTTTCTCTCCGGCCTGTTCGCATTGGCGTCTCATGTCTCCGCGGAATCAATGGATGCCTTTGCCGAAACCGCGCGGCCCTTTCTGGAGCAGCACTGCCTGAGCTGCCACGGGCCCGACAAGCAGAAGGGCAAGCTGCGGCTGGACACGCTCGGACGGGATTTCACCGATCCGCTGGTCGCGGAAAAGTGGACCGAGGTGGTCAACGCGATGAACGCCCGCGACATGCCGCCGGAGGACGAGCCGCAGCCGACCGATGAAGCCGCGGGCAAGTTCGCCGACCTGCTCGCCGCGGAACTCGGGCGCGCGGAGATCGCCAAGCGCTCGACCCGCGTGGTGCTGCGCCGGATGAACCGCGCCGAGTACGACAACACGATCCGTGACCTGGTCGGCGTCGATTTCCACCCGGCCGACAAGTTCCCCGAAGACCCGCCGGCCGGCGGCTTCGACAACATCGGCCAGGCGCTGACCATGTCGCCGATGCAGGTGGAGCTCTACTACGCCGCCGCCCGGCAGATCCTCGACCGCGCATTAGTCGAGGGCGAGCAACCTGCAGCAATCAAATGGCGCTTCGAGCCGGAAGACGATACCGAAGGCGGCGACCGCACGCGGGTGAAGCGGGACGGCCAGAACATCATCCTCAACCGCGGCGAGAATCCGGTGGAGAACGGCTTCACCGTGGTGCATCACGAGGCGTGGAACAAGGGCATCAACTTCCGCGACTTCACGGTGCCCACGGCGGGCGAATACATCCTGCGCTTCCGCGCGGCCGGCCGCATCCCGGGACGCGCCGAGGTGGTCAAGTCGGCCCGCCCTTTCCTCGACCGCCAGCGCCAGGAGGAGGACGCCCGCAATCCGGGCCGCTCGGCGGATTACCAGCGTAGCATGAACGAGCAGATGCGGCACTTCGAGACCGCGCGCACCTACGACTACGGCCCACCGCGGGTGAAGATCACCCAGGCCCTCGGCGGCACGCCGCGCACCATCGCCGAGATGGACGTGCCAGCCCCGGAGTCCGCGCCAGCCGTCTATGAAGTGCGGGTGCATTTCAGTACCGAGAATGCCTCCATCGTCCTGGAGCAGGCCTACGAGGTGACCCGTTCGCTGGAAAACTGGCAGTTCATCGGAAAGGACGAGTTCGCCCGGCCCACGCTGCTGGTCGATTGGCTGGAGTTGGAAGGTCCGATCCACGCGAGCTGGCCGCCGCCCAGCCACCGCCGCGTGTTGGCCGATGCCGCGCTTGAGAAAAAGGACGAGCTTGCCAGCGCGCGCGCCGTGCTCACCCGCTTCATGACCCGCGCCTACCGCCGCCCGCTGCGGCCCGGCGAGGTGGAGGCGAAGCTCGCGCTGTTCGAGAAACTGCGGCCGGAAAAGCCGTCGTTCGTCGAGGCGATCAAGGTCCCCCTCGCGGCCGTCCTCGCGTCGCCGCATTTCCTCTACCTGGTCGAGCCGGAGGCCCCGGCCGACGCGCCGCGCGCGCTCGATGCCTTCGAACTCGCCTCGCGGCTGTCGTATTTCCTGTGGTCGTCGATGCCCGACGACGAGCTGTTCCGCCTCGCCGCCGACGGCAGATTGTTAGAGTCGCCGGTGCTGCGCGCCCAGGCCACCCGCATGATCGCCGATCCGAAGAGCGAGGCCTTCGTGAAGAACTTCGCCGGCCAGTGGCTGGGCCTGCGGAAGGTCGGCACCAACCCGCCGGCCAAGAACCTCTACCCGGAATACGACCGCCATCTTGAACTGTCCATCGTCCGCGAAACCGAGGCCTTTTTCGCCGAAGTCCTGCGCCACGACCTCGACGCGCGGAACCTCATCAAGAGCAACTTCGTCACCATCAACGAACGCCTCGCCCGCTTCTACGGCATCCCCGGCGTGAAGGGCGACGCGATGCGCCGCGTGCCGGTGCCGGCCGGCGTAAATCGCGGCGGGCTGGTGACGCAGGCATCGATCCAAAGCATCACCTCCAACGGCACCCGCACCTCGCCGGTGGTCCGCGGCACCTGGGTGCTGAAGACCTTGCTCGGCAGCGATCCCGGCCTGCCGGTCGCCAACGTCGGCGAGATCGCGTCGAAGGTGCCCGGCATCGACAAGGCCACCGTGCGCCAGCGACTGGCGATCCACCGCGAGGCCGCGTCCTGCGCGCGCTGCCACGATAAGATCGACCCGCTCGGCCTGGCGCTGGAGAACTTCGACGCCGCCGGCCAGTGGCGCGACCGCGAGGGCCACGGCTACGAGGGCCGCATCGAGCCGAACGACCCGTTGATCGATGCCAGCGCGAAGATGCCGGACGGCGCGGAGTTTGTCGGCGTCGCCGGACTTCAGGAGCAGCTCTTGAAGAAGGACGACCTTTTCCTGAACTCGCTCGCCAGCCAGCTTTACACCTACGCCCTCGGCCGCGAACTCGGCTTCTCGGATCGCCCCACGGTGAAATCCTCCGTCACCGCGATGAAGCGCGACGGCCACCGGCTGCGGGCGCTCTTGTTAGACATCGTCCAGTCCGACCTCTTCACCACCAAATAA
- a CDS encoding transposase family protein, with protein MARKKTRSEEYAGGFPAGMEAFQSLTDHRDGKAKRHYFGGVLFIAHAAMTCGTRGQPPLLAGSKSHSRRFTSRVAALPPKE; from the coding sequence ATGGCTCGCAAGAAGACCCGCAGTGAAGAATATGCCGGTGGTTTCCCCGCTGGCATGGAAGCGTTCCAATCCCTAACAGATCATCGCGACGGCAAGGCCAAGCGCCACTACTTCGGCGGGGTGCTCTTCATTGCCCATGCCGCCATGACCTGCGGCACCCGTGGACAACCGCCCCTGCTCGCAGGCAGCAAGTCGCATTCGAGGCGCTTCACCTCCCGCGTTGCAGCTCTTCCACCAAAGGAATGA
- a CDS encoding LLM class flavin-dependent oxidoreductase: MEIGIDSFVINSPAAPEGDGLSTADRMSNLLEEIECADQAGIHVFGIGEHHRPDFADSAPAVILAAAAGRTQRIRLTSAVTVLSAHDPVRVFQDFATLDLVSKGRAEMIVGRGSFVDAYPLFGLSLEDYDSLFTEKLGLLLKIRENPTVHWSGKHRPRLNGQGIYPRPIQDPLPIWLGVGGTPESFIRAGTLGLPLMVAIIGGTPERFRPLVDLYRQAGAEAGHPPERLTVGVHAIGYVAGSNEQAAEDFSPGYLRSFNEIGKERGWGPTTRAHFDAGASPGGALMVGDPETVAHKILSYDAKLGGISRMSFQMSVASLPHDQALNSIGLIGKEVIPLVEELQRGR, translated from the coding sequence ATGGAAATCGGTATCGATAGCTTCGTCATCAACTCACCAGCTGCACCCGAGGGCGATGGACTCAGCACCGCCGACCGCATGAGCAATCTCCTCGAAGAGATTGAGTGCGCGGACCAAGCGGGAATCCATGTGTTCGGGATCGGCGAGCATCATCGGCCTGACTTCGCGGATTCCGCACCCGCGGTGATCCTCGCGGCAGCGGCAGGCCGCACCCAGCGTATCCGTCTGACCAGCGCAGTAACGGTCCTCAGTGCCCACGACCCGGTGCGCGTGTTCCAGGACTTCGCGACCCTTGACCTCGTCTCAAAAGGCCGCGCCGAAATGATTGTCGGCCGAGGCTCCTTCGTCGATGCCTACCCATTGTTCGGCCTCTCACTCGAAGACTACGACTCGCTCTTCACAGAGAAGCTGGGACTGCTACTCAAGATTCGCGAAAACCCGACGGTTCACTGGTCCGGCAAGCATCGCCCGCGGCTCAACGGCCAAGGAATCTATCCGCGTCCCATCCAGGACCCGTTACCGATCTGGCTCGGCGTCGGAGGCACTCCGGAGTCATTCATCCGGGCCGGCACTCTGGGCCTTCCGCTCATGGTGGCGATCATTGGCGGAACCCCGGAGCGCTTCCGACCCTTGGTCGATCTCTACCGCCAGGCTGGCGCAGAGGCCGGTCACCCACCCGAGCGTCTTACCGTGGGAGTTCACGCGATAGGCTATGTAGCGGGGAGCAACGAACAGGCAGCCGAAGATTTCTCGCCCGGCTACCTTCGCAGCTTCAACGAAATCGGAAAGGAACGCGGCTGGGGTCCTACCACACGGGCTCACTTCGACGCCGGGGCGTCTCCCGGCGGTGCCTTGATGGTCGGCGATCCGGAAACGGTCGCGCATAAGATCCTCTCCTACGATGCCAAGCTCGGCGGCATCTCCCGCATGTCATTCCAGATGAGCGTCGCCTCGCTGCCTCACGATCAAGCGCTGAACTCCATCGGACTGATCGGAAAGGAAGTCATTCCTTTGGTGGAAGAGCTGCAACGCGGGAGGTGA